A region from the Actinoplanes sp. OR16 genome encodes:
- a CDS encoding sugar ABC transporter permease, protein MTTTTTTTAGGIQAVKPTVASHIRDYWARVRGGDLGSLPAVLGLLVLALIFGVARSDTFLSALNFANLFTQGAQVVFIAMGLVFVLLLGEIDLSAGFASGVCGAVMAILLTNEGKPWFVAIPAAMLTGIVIGLVIGLLVAKLGIPSFVVTLAAFLAFQGVLLTMLKGGQNISITDEFVRSLNNDNLSVAWSWGLTIFAVVAYAGVQLNRYRSRRARKLVTDPLGIVLLRIAGLALLLVPATAVLTQERAINPAINSLKGVPIVVPIIAVFMIFWGFVLGRTTYGRHVYAVGGNAEAARRAGITVDRIRISVFVICSFMAAIGGILVVSRASSVDPNTGGSNILLYSVGAAVIGGTSLFGGKGKVINAVIGGAVIAVIDNGMGLMGFSSGQKYIFTGLVLLAAASVDALARRRASATGS, encoded by the coding sequence GTGACCACGACCACGACCACCACGGCCGGCGGGATCCAGGCCGTCAAGCCCACGGTCGCGAGCCACATCCGCGACTACTGGGCGCGAGTCCGCGGCGGCGATCTCGGCAGCCTTCCGGCGGTCCTCGGCCTGCTCGTCCTCGCGCTGATCTTCGGCGTGGCCCGCAGCGACACGTTCCTCAGCGCGCTCAACTTCGCGAACCTGTTCACCCAGGGCGCCCAGGTGGTCTTCATCGCCATGGGCCTGGTGTTCGTGCTGCTGCTCGGCGAGATCGATCTCTCGGCCGGCTTCGCCAGCGGCGTCTGCGGCGCGGTCATGGCCATCCTGCTCACGAATGAGGGCAAGCCCTGGTTCGTGGCGATCCCGGCCGCGATGCTCACCGGCATCGTGATCGGGCTGGTGATCGGCCTGCTCGTGGCGAAGCTCGGCATCCCGTCGTTCGTCGTCACCCTCGCCGCGTTCCTGGCCTTCCAAGGCGTGCTGCTGACCATGCTCAAGGGTGGTCAGAACATCTCGATCACCGACGAGTTCGTCCGCTCGCTGAACAACGACAACCTGTCGGTCGCCTGGAGCTGGGGTCTCACGATCTTCGCGGTGGTGGCCTACGCGGGGGTCCAGCTCAACCGCTACCGCAGCCGGAGGGCCCGCAAGCTGGTCACCGACCCGCTGGGCATCGTCCTGCTGCGCATCGCCGGGCTGGCGCTGCTGCTGGTCCCGGCGACCGCGGTCCTCACCCAGGAGCGCGCGATCAACCCGGCGATCAACTCGCTCAAGGGCGTGCCGATCGTCGTACCGATCATCGCGGTCTTCATGATCTTCTGGGGCTTCGTGCTCGGCCGCACCACGTACGGCCGGCACGTCTACGCGGTCGGTGGCAACGCCGAGGCGGCCCGTCGGGCCGGTATCACCGTCGACCGGATCCGCATCTCGGTCTTCGTGATCTGCTCCTTCATGGCGGCGATCGGCGGCATCCTGGTGGTGAGCCGGGCGAGCTCGGTCGACCCCAACACCGGTGGCAGCAACATCCTGCTCTACTCGGTCGGCGCCGCGGTCATCGGCGGCACCAGCCTCTTCGGCGGCAAGGGCAAGGTGATCAACGCGGTGATCGGTGGCGCGGTGATCGCGGTCATCGACAACGGCATGGGTCTGATGGGCTTCAGCTCCGGTCAGAAGTACATCTTCACCGGCCTGGTGCTCCTGGCGGCGGCGAGCGTCGACGCCCTGGCCCGGCGCAGAGCCTCCGCAACGGGAAGCTGA
- a CDS encoding ROK family transcriptional regulator, whose product MRAGPTQEEVRRHNLGTLLRYVHVHGATSRAELTSRLGLNRSTIGALTAELISAGLVSEAAPRETGRAGRPSLVVRPESGRVYAYALSIEVDRLRAARVGLGGRILEQYETERPPGMSADDAVQPLARFIRQMRASVPDDARCVGSGLAVAGMVRREDGMVRLAPTIGWVEEPVGAALRAELGEDGKFTIGNHADVCALAEHARGAAVGCDNVIYLYGDVGVGAGIVAGGHRVTGHGGYSGEVGHMVVNPYGRPCSCGSRGCWETEIGEHALLRLAGRSDRSGRDAVLAVVDAAMRGDSQAQHALRQVGDWLGFGLGNLVNIFNPEVVIFGGTLRDVYLGAAAQIRSRLNAVGLPACREHVRLRTPELGTDAALIGAAELAFERLLDDPLLS is encoded by the coding sequence ATGCGAGCCGGCCCCACCCAGGAGGAGGTACGCCGGCACAACCTCGGGACCCTGCTGCGCTACGTGCATGTGCACGGCGCGACATCCCGGGCGGAGTTGACGAGCCGGCTCGGCCTCAACCGCAGCACCATCGGGGCCCTGACCGCCGAGCTGATCAGCGCGGGTCTGGTCAGCGAGGCGGCGCCACGCGAGACCGGCCGGGCCGGACGACCGTCACTGGTCGTCCGGCCCGAGTCCGGGCGCGTGTACGCGTACGCGCTCAGCATCGAGGTGGACCGCCTGCGTGCCGCGCGCGTCGGTCTCGGCGGCCGCATCCTGGAGCAGTACGAGACCGAGCGGCCACCCGGGATGAGCGCCGACGACGCGGTGCAGCCGCTGGCCCGGTTCATCAGGCAGATGCGTGCGAGCGTGCCGGACGACGCCCGGTGCGTGGGCAGCGGCCTCGCGGTCGCCGGCATGGTGCGCCGCGAGGACGGGATGGTCCGCCTCGCCCCGACGATCGGCTGGGTCGAGGAACCGGTCGGCGCGGCGCTGCGTGCCGAACTCGGCGAGGACGGCAAGTTCACCATCGGCAACCACGCGGACGTCTGCGCGCTCGCCGAGCACGCCAGGGGCGCGGCTGTGGGCTGCGACAACGTGATCTACCTCTACGGGGACGTGGGCGTCGGCGCGGGCATCGTGGCCGGCGGGCACCGGGTCACCGGCCACGGCGGATACAGCGGCGAGGTCGGCCACATGGTGGTCAACCCGTACGGGCGGCCGTGTTCCTGCGGCTCGCGCGGCTGCTGGGAGACCGAGATCGGCGAGCACGCCTTGCTCCGGCTCGCCGGCCGGTCCGACCGCAGCGGCCGGGACGCGGTGCTCGCCGTCGTGGACGCCGCGATGCGCGGGGACAGCCAGGCGCAGCACGCGTTGCGGCAGGTCGGCGACTGGCTGGGCTTCGGCCTCGGCAACCTGGTCAACATCTTCAACCCGGAAGTCGTGATCTTCGGGGGCACGCTGCGGGACGTCTACCTGGGCGCCGCCGCGCAGATCCGCAGCCGGCTCAACGCGGTCGGCCTGCCCGCCTGCCGGGAACACGTCCGGCTGCGCACGCCCGAACTCGGCACCGACGCGGCTCTGATCGGCGCGGCCGAGCTCGCCTTCGAGCGGCTGCTGGACGACCCGCTGCTGTCCTGA
- a CDS encoding ATP-binding cassette domain-containing protein, whose amino-acid sequence MAATPLLELRGIDKSFGPVQVLHDVGLNVYPGEVTALVGDNGAGKSTLVKCISGIYTIDAGTVTYDGKEVAIHSPRDASALGIEVVYQDLALCDNLDIVQNMFLGREKKSGIVLDEATMEEMAGETLRSLSVRTVKSLRQLVSSLSGGQRQTVAIAKAVLWNSRVVILDEPTAALGVAQTAQVLELVRRLADNGLGVVLISHNMNDVFAVSDRIAALYLGRMAAQVKASDVTHSQVVELITGGRSGNLGLPPEKPSEFIDITPGEAQ is encoded by the coding sequence GTGGCCGCGACACCCCTTCTGGAGCTGCGCGGGATCGACAAGAGTTTCGGTCCTGTCCAGGTCCTGCACGACGTCGGCCTGAACGTCTATCCGGGCGAGGTCACCGCCCTGGTCGGCGACAACGGCGCCGGTAAGTCCACGCTGGTGAAGTGCATCAGCGGCATCTACACGATCGACGCGGGCACGGTCACCTACGACGGCAAGGAGGTGGCGATCCACTCGCCGCGCGACGCCTCCGCGCTCGGCATCGAGGTCGTGTACCAGGACCTCGCCCTCTGCGACAACCTGGACATCGTCCAGAACATGTTCCTCGGCAGGGAGAAGAAGTCCGGCATCGTCCTCGACGAGGCGACCATGGAGGAGATGGCCGGCGAGACCCTCCGCAGCCTGTCGGTGCGGACCGTCAAGTCGCTGCGCCAGCTGGTCTCCAGCCTCTCCGGCGGCCAGCGCCAGACCGTGGCGATCGCCAAGGCCGTGCTCTGGAACAGCCGGGTCGTCATCCTCGACGAGCCGACCGCCGCCCTCGGCGTGGCGCAGACCGCGCAGGTGCTCGAGCTGGTCCGCCGGCTCGCCGACAACGGTCTCGGCGTCGTGCTGATCTCGCACAACATGAACGACGTGTTCGCGGTCTCGGACCGGATCGCGGCGCTCTACCTCGGCCGGATGGCGGCCCAGGTGAAGGCCTCCGACGTGACCCACTCCCAGGTCGTCGAGCTGATCACCGGCGGGCGCAGCGGCAACCTCGGCCTTCCGCCCGAGAAGCCCTCGGAGTTCATCGACATCACGCCGGGAGAAGCCCAGTGA